CCGGCGCCGACGACCGGCACCACGTCGTCGTACGTGCCGTCGATGACGTCGTCGATCCGGACCGGCTTGCCGAGCGTCGCGCTGACGTAGAGCCCGCGGACGGTCGCGAGGGACACGAGGGCGGCGTCGACGGTCACGCCGGGCTCGCGGCCCTCGCGGATCGCGGCCGCGATGTCGGTGTACTGCCGTGCGTGGCCGGCGGCGAAGTGCTCGGGCTCGGTCGGGCCGCCGACGACGTGCTCAGGCGGGACGACGTCGGACTTCTGGTCGACGGCGTCCGCGACGGCGGTGGCGTTCGCGGTGGTGGACGCGGACTCCAGCGTCGCGGAGTCGGGCGCGACGTGGAAGTAGGCGAGCCGGTCGTCGTCGACGATCGCCGAACCGTGCGTGCCGTAGACCGCGTACCGGGCGGAGAGACCCGGGTAGGCGGCGGTCGTGCAGTGGATGACCCCGAGGGCACCGTTCCGGAACCGGACGGTGGCGACCGCGGTGTCCTCGACCTCGATCCGGTCGTGGGCGAGGAGCCCGGTCTGCGCCGAGATCTCCTCCGGACGACCGAGCGCCCAGACGAGCAGGTCGACGGTGTGCACGCCCTGGTTCATCACCGCGCCGCCGCCGTCGAGGTCCCACGTGCCCCGCCAGTCGCCCGAGTCGTAGTACCCCTGCGAGCGGTACCAGGCGACGCTCGCGACGCCCGAGGTGACCGTGCCGAACGAGCCGTCGTGCGCGGCCCCGGCGACGGCGACCGAGGCCGGGTCGAATCGGTGCTGGCTGATCACACTCGTCACCAACCCACGCGCCCGGGCGTCCGCGGCGAGCGCGGCGATCTGCCGGGCCCGCGGCATCGTGGTGTCGAGCGGCTTCTCGATGACGACGTGCTTGCCGGCGGCGAGTGCCGCCTCGGCGAGCTGGACGTGCATGCCGGACGGCGAGCAGATCGCGACGACGTCGATGTCGGCCTGTTCGATCGCGTCCTCGATGGTGGACGTCGTGATCGGTCGCGTGACGCCCATCGACTCGAGCTCGTCCGCGGCGCTGGTGGCCGCGGCGGGGATCGCGTCGACGAGGGCGACGACCTCGAGGTCCGGGTGCTGCACGGCGACGCGGGCGTGGTGGCGTCCGATGACGCCGGCGCCGACGACTGCCAACTTCAGTGGGGTGGTCATCGCAGGGTGACTCCGATCTGGTCGGTGAGGGAACGGAAGGCGCGTCCGGCGCGACCGAAGGCCGCGGGACCGGAGAACCCGCCGAGGGAGGTGAAGTCGCTGAGGTGCGGTTCGAGGGACGCGTACCCGGAGTACCCGGCGTCGCGGAGCGCGGTCAGGGTCTCCAGGAGTTCGCCGTCACCCTCGCCCGCCGGCACGACGGACGAGTCGGCCGCGAGTGCGTCCTTGACCTGCAGGTAGTCGACGTACGGGGCGAGCTGCGCCCACCCGTCGGTGAAGGGGCGGACGCCGCACTGGACGTAGTTCGCGTTGTCCCAGGCGAGCCGCAGCGACGACGAGCCGACGCTCTCGACGATGTCGAGCACGCGAGCGGGGACGTCGCCGTAGATGTCCTTCTCGTTCTCGTGGAGCAGCGTCACCCCTTCCCGCGAAGCCAGGTCGGCGAGCGCGCGCATCCGGGTGAGGACGTCGTCGCGGACGTCTTCCGGAGAGCGGCCCTCGAAGTAGAACGAGAAGATCCGGATGTTCGTGGTGCCGAGGGCGTGCGCCGCGGCGATCGCACGGCCGAGCCGGCCGACCTCGTGCTCGACGGGTTCGTCGACGGACACCTTGCCGATCGGCGAGGCGATGGCGGACACGGTCTGCCCGCGCTCCTCGAAGAGGCGGTGGAGTCCGGCGAGCTGGTCGTCGTCGAGGTCGACGACGTTCACCCCCCAGGCGCTCCGCACCTCGATGGCGCTGGCGCCGAGCGCCTGCAGCACGGCGACCTGGATCGCCGGGTCGGCGTCGATCTCGTCGCCGAACCCGGAGAGTTCCCAACTGGGCTGGGTCATTGCGTTCCCTTCATTGTGTGGACCGGCCGGGGCCCCGCCGCCGGTTCCGGTGCGACGCGCCAGCGGCGGACCGGCCGTGCCGGTGGGGAGAGGCGCGGGGCGGGCTGGCACCGCGCCTCCAGGCAGTCTGTGGAGAACTGTCGCTACTTCACCGAGCCGGCCGTGAGGCCGCCGACCAGGTAGCGCTGGAAGATGAGGTAGAGCGCGACGACCGGCACGGCACAGACGATCGACGCGGCCATCATCTGGCCGTAGATCGGGACGGCGCCGCCCTCCTGGGTGGTGCCGAGCACCTGGAGCACCACCGCGACTGTGCGCGTGTTCGGGGTCGTCATGATCGTGGAGAACAGGACGTCGTTCCAGCCGAGCAGGAACGCGAAGATCGCGGACACGACGATCCCGGGCCACGACAGGGGCAGGACCACGCTGCGGAGGATGCGTCCGCTCGAGGCGCCGTCGATGCGGGCGGCCTCCTCGAGCTCCTTCGGCAGGCCGCGGAGGTACGTCACCATGACCCAGGTCGAGAACGGCAGGGCGAAGGTGAGGTAGGTGACGAAGAGGCCCCAGCGTGTGCCGATGATCTGCACGCCGGTGGCGCTCGCGATGTTCGAGAACACGACGAACACGGGCAGGAGCAGGAGCGTGCCCGGGATCGACTGCAGGGCGAGGAGCCCGCGGAGGATCGTGAGGCGGCCGAGGAACCGGAAACGGACGAGGACGTACGCGGTCGACACGGCGAGCGCCGCACTCGCGACGGCGACCGCCCCGGCCGTGAGGATCGAGTTCACGAGCCCCTGGCCGAGCGCGACCGTCGACCAGATGTTCACGTAGTTCGCCAGCGTGAACTCGGAGGGGAAGTACTCGCCGCGGGCGACCGCGACGTCGGAGTTGACGGAGCCGAACAGGATGTACAGCACCGGGCCGGCGATGAACGCGACGATCACGGCGATGACGACGATGAGCAGCCAGCGCGGCAGGAGCCGGGTGACGTCGGTGTCGTAGGGCCGCTTCGCCGGTCGGCCGTTCCGGGCCGTGATGCTCTCGGTCAGCGTCGCGGTCGGGCGGGTGCGGAAGGTGCTCTGGGTGCTCATGCGCGGGCTCCGTCGATGTCGGCGGCTGCGGCCGGGGTGGCTGCCGCGAGCGTGGTCGGGTCCGCTGCCGCGAGCGTTGCCCGGTCGGCCCGTCGCTGCTTGCGGGTGGGGCCCGCGTCGTCACCGGTGTCGAGCTTGACGGCCCGGAGGTAGACGAACAGCGGGATGGCGACGATCACGAGCGAGCAGATCGCCATGGCCGCGGACAGGCCGAAGCGGAACGACTGGAAGCTCGCGATGTAGGTCAGGACGGGCATCACCTCGACGCTCGACGGCAGCGGGATGCCGAACAGGACGAACGGGAGCGTGAAGTTGTTGATGTTGTGGAGGATCGAGATGATCACCGCCAGCGACAGCGGGCCGCGCAGGTACGGGAAGATGATGTACCGGAGCTTCGCCCACCAGGTCACGCCGTCGAGCGCCGCTGCCTCGTGGACCTCGTTGTCGACGGCCTGCAGTCCGGCGAGGGACAGCAGGTACACGAACGGCCAGCTCGTCCACACCATGACGCCGGCGAGCGCCCAGTACGACGCCGAGCCGTTCAGCCAGAGCACGTCCGTGTGCAGCACCGAGTTCACGACGCCCTGCGGCTGGAGCATGGTCCGGAAGAACGTGCCGACGACGAACGCGGGGAGCACGTACGGGATGAGGTAGACCGAGCGGACGAGCCCGCGGCCGGGGAACCGGTTCTGCGTCGAGATCGCGGCGGCGACCCCGATCGGCACCGTCACGGCGGTGACGAGCACCGACAGCGACACCGAGATCCAGATCGAGTGCAGCAGTGGGGAGGCGGTGAAGGCCTCGGCGAAGTTCGCGAGCCCGATGAAGGGAGCGCTGAACCACTGCCGCAGCGTGTACTGGTCGAGGTCGAGCATCGCGATGTACACGCCGACGAGGAGCGGCACCACGATGACGGCGAGCATGAGGACACCGCCGGGGAGGAGCATCCAGAGGGGACGCTCGCGTTTGTACAGCGGCGTCTTGCCGTGTGGCCGGATCGCTCGGCGTGGGGCGCGCTCGGTCTCCGGCCGGGTCTGCGTGGCGGTCATCACAGCCCTCCGTTCTTCTGGCGGTTCAGGGTGGACTGGGCGTCCCGTTGCGCGGCCTCGAGGCGCGACCGGAGTTGCTCGTCGCTGACCTCGCCGCTCTTGAGCTGCGGGATGGACTGGACGACGACGTCGACGAGAGCGAGCTGGATGTCCGACCAGGCGCCGGTGAAGGCGGTGGGCTTCGAGAGCTTGCCGGCCTGGATGATCGGCGCGAGCTGCGGGTTGTCGGCGGCGAGCTGCGCGGCCGCGTCGGCGTTCGTGGGCAGGTTGCCGAACAGCCGGTAGTACTCGAGCTGGGCCTTCGGCGTGCTGAGCTGCTTGATGAAGTCGAACGACAGGTCCTGCTTCTTGCCGTAGTCGGCGACGACCCAGTTGTCGCCGGACAGGATGCTCGCGGCCTCGATCCCGTCGCTCGGGCGTGACGTCGCACCGGGCGGGACGGTCGGCAGGAGCGCGAACTCGTACTTGCCGTCGACCTTCGTGTCCTTGAACGAGTTGATCGCGGTGGTGGTGGTCATCGGGAAGAACGCGGCCTTGCCGTCGGTGAACTGCGCGAGGGCCTGTGCGTTGTTCCACCCGATGGCGGCCTTGTCGACGACGCCGTCCTTCGTGACCCAGTCGAAGTAGGTGCGGTAGGCGTTCTCGACGGCCTTCGCGTCGATCTCGGCCTTGCCGTCCTTCGACACGATCGTGTTGCCGGCGTTCTGGGCCATGCCCCAGATGAACTTCCACGGGTCGAAGCCGTCGGCGTAGGCGATCGCCATGCCGTGCACGTCGCCGCTGGTCGTCTTCTCCGCGTCAGCGGTCAACTGGTCCCACGTGGTCGGCATCTCGGTGATCCCGGCCTTCGCGAGCAGGTCCTTGTTGACGGCCATCACGAACGGCCGGCTGGCGAGCGGGATGCCGATCTGCTTCGACGAGCTCGGGCCGGAGATGCCGAACGACGCCGGGTCGAACTGGTCCTTGCCGCCGACGGCGTCCCACTGCTCCTTCCCCATCTCGACGAACGCGCCCGTGGCGTAGGCGGTGGGGGTGAACGTGGTGCCGATCGCGTAGACGTCGGGGCCCTGCCCGGAGATGACGCTCGTCTGGATGGCGGTGAGTTCCTCCTGCGCCGAGGAGTACGTCTCCCACTGCACCTTCGCGCCCGTGGTGCGTTGGAACTCGGCGGCGACGTCCTGCTGCCACTGCTTGCGTTCCTTGGGGTAGGTGGTGTCCGCGCCCATCATGACGCGGAGCGTGTTCGGGTCGTCGCCGCTGCCGTTGACGATCGCGCAGCCCTGCAGCGACAGTGCTGCGAGCGCGACGACGGCGGCGGCTCCGGCCACGGAGCGGGCCTTCAGTCTTCGTGTCCTCATGCGGGGGTTTCCTCCTCGAGACCTCCGAGGGCTGCGCTGGACGACCGACCGTCGGCGGCGCTGCCCGGGTCCGTCCACTGTCCCGCTCGTGGCAACATCCGGCAACCGGTTGCCACTTGTTGCCACGAGCGCCTAGCTTCGGCCAGGTGAGCAGGACAGACAGCGGCACCGGCGTCGTCGCCGACGATGCCGAGGCTGGTGTCGGCCGTCGGGTGACGATCCGGGACATCGCCGACGCGACCGGCGTGGCACCGTCGACGGTGTCCCGCGCCCTCTCACTCCCGGACCGCGTGAACCACGTCACGCAGCAGCGGATCCAGCAGGCCGCCCGGGAGCTCGGCTACGTCGCGAACTCGCAGGCGCGGGCGTTGACGTCCGGTCGGACCCGCGCGGTCGCCGTCCTCGTCTCGGACATCACGAACCCGTTCTACTTCGACGTCATCCGTGGGACGCAGCACCAGCTCTCCGCCGCGGGGTGGACGCAGCTGCTCGTCGACACCGAGGAGTCCGCCGACGCCGAGCTCGCCGCCCTCAGCGCGATCGCCACGAAGGCGGACGGCGCGGTGCTCACGGCCTCTCGTCTGTCCGACGCGCAGATCGCCCGGTTCGCCGAACGCACCCCGCTCGTCGTTGTGAACCGCAGGCCCGCAGGCGTGCCCTCCGTCCTCATCGACACCCCGGGCGGCGTCGAGCAGGCCGTGCAGCACCTCGTGAGCCTCGGGCACCGTGACGTCCTCTACGTCGCCGGTCCGGACAGCTCCTGGTCGAACGAACGCCGGTGGCGGGCGCTCGTCCGGGTCGCGAAGCGGCTCGGCGTGCGGGTCGCGCGGATCGGACCGCACGCCCCGTTCGTCGACTCGGGCGCCGCGGCAGCCGACGCCGCGGTCAACGCGGGGGCGACGGCGTGCATCGCGTTCAACGACCTCATCGCGATCGGGATGCTGACGCGACTCCGCGAGCGTGGTGTCCGTGTGCCGGAGGACATGTCGGTCGTGGGGTGCGACGACATCTTCGGCGCCGACTTCTGCAACCCACCGCTCACCACGATGACGTCGCCGATCGAGCGCGCGGGACGGGTGGCGATCCGCATGCTCCTCGGCCGGCTCGGCGCCGCGCCCTCGGCGTCCGGCGACGACCTGCCCGACGGGCACGCCGCCGGGGCCGTCGCCCTGCCCACCCACCTCACCGTCCGCGAGTCCACCGGCCCGGCGCCGACCTCGCCCCACCGTCCGTCCTGAGCTCGCCCCACTTTCCGTCCTGAGCTCGTCCCACCGTCCGTCCTGAAGGAGTCGACGATGACCCGGAACAGCACGACCACGACACCCCTGGCACCGCACCCCGACCGGCTCCTGCCAGCCGACCCGGTGGCCCGGGACATCGCCCGGTCGGTGTACGAAGCGGTGGCCGATGCGCCGATCATCTCCCCGCACGGCCACGTCGACGCGGCACTCATCGCCGACGACGAACCGTTCCCGGACCCGGCGGCGCTCCTCATCACCCCCGACCACTACGTCCTCCGGCTCCTGCACGCCAACAGGGTCCCGCTCGACCAGCTCGGACGGGGCTCCGGGACGCAGGTCGACGGACGCGAGGTCTGGCGGCACCTCGCCGCGCACTGGGACGACTTCCTCGGCACCCCCGTCCGGTACTGGTTCGAGACCGAGCTCCACGACGTCTTCGGCCTGCGCTCGGCGCCGTCCGCCGAGAACGCCGACGAGCAGTACGACCACCTCGCCGCGCTCCTGCGCTCCCCCGAGTTCCGGCCCCGTGCCCTCTTCGACGCCTTCGGCATCGAGGTCCTCGCCACCACCGACGGACCGGACGCCGACCTCGCCGCGCACGCGCGGCTCGCCGCGGACCCCACGTTCCGCGGTCGGGTGCTGCCCACCTTCCGCGCGGACGCCGTGTTCGACCCGTCGCGATCGGACTGGAGGCACGTGGTGACGTCGGTCGGTGAGGCCGCGGGCATCGACACCGGCACCCACGACGGCCTGCTCGCTGCGCTGCGCGCCCGGCGGCAGTACTTCATCGAGCACGGCGCGACGGCCACCGACACCGGGGTGCTCGACGCCGGGTCCGCACCCCTGCCCGCCGCCGAGCGTGAGCGCATCCACGCCGCGGCGATGCGCGGGCCGGACGCCGTCACCGCCGCGGAGGCCACCGCCTACCGACACGACATGCTCTACCGCTGGGCCGAGATGAGCGTCGACGACGGACTCGTCATGCAGTTGCACCCCGGCGTGCTGCGCAACCACCACCAGCCGACGCTCGACCGCTTCGGGCCGGACACCGGTCACGACCTGCCCGCGGTCGGGTCCTTCACCGAGCCGCTCCGGCCACTCCTCAACGACTTCGGGACGGCGCCGGATTTCCACCTCGTGCTCTTCACCGTCGACGAGACGGTGTTCTCCCGCGAGATCGGCCCGCTCGCCGGGTTCTACCCCGCGGTGTACGCCGGGGCGCCCTGGTGGTTCATCGACACCCCGGCGGCGATCGGCCGGTACCGGGCGGCGGTCACCGACTCGGCGTCGTTCACGAAGACCTCCGGTTTCATCGACGACACCCGCGCGTACTGCTCGATCCCGGCGCGGCACGACATGGCGCGGCGGGCGGACGCGGCGTACCTGGCCTCGCTCGTCGTCACGCACCAGCTGTCCGAGGAGGATGCGGTCCGCACGGCGCACCGGATCGTCTCGGACATCCCGCGGGCGACGTTCAAGCTGTGAGCGGGTGCCGTACGAGCACGCGGGGGAACCCGGCGAGCACGGACGTCGTCTCGGCGGCGACCGTGAAGCCCGCGGCCTCGAACAACGAGCGGGTGCCGACGTAGGCCATCGTCAGGTCCACACGTTCGCCGCCGTTGTCGACCGGGTAGCCCTCGAGGACCCGCGCACCGTGGTCGCGAGCGAAGTCGACCGCGCCGGCGAGCAGGACGTGCGCGATGCCCTGCCGGCGGTGTCCCGGTCGGACGCGGAGGCACCACACCGACCAGACGCTCGTGTCGTGCGGGTCGTCGAGGTGGGGGATGCGGCGGTTCGTCGCGAACGACGTGTCGGTTCGTGGGTGCACGCCGGCCCAGCCGACGACGTCGTCCCCGTCGTACGCGAGGACGCCCGGCGGTGGGTCCTCGCCGACCAGCCGCCGGACGCGGTCGCCGCGTGCCGGCCCCGCCAGCGCCCGGTTCTCCGAACCGGGAAGGCGGTAGCTCAGGCACCAGCAGACGTTCGCGTCCGGGCGCTTCGGGCCGACCATGGTCCGGACGTCCTCGAAGGACGTCGCTGGGCGCACCTCGACGGCCATGGTCAGGGTGTCCAGCCGGGTGTGACGAGTCCGGTCTCGTAGGCGAAGACCACCAGCTGCGCACGGTCGCGGGCGCCGAGCTTGATCATCGCCCGCGAGACGTGGGTCTTCGTGGTCATCGGACTGACGAAGAGCCGCTCGGCGATCTCGGCGTTCGAGAGCCCGGCGGCGACGAGTCGCATCACCTCGCGTTCCCGGACGGTGAGGACGTCGAGCTCCGGCGAGAGCGAGGACGGCTTCGCGTGCGTCGCGTACGCCTCGACGAGGGAGCGGGTCGCACGCGGTGACAGCAGGGACTCCCCCAGAGCGACCGTCCGCACGGCGCGGAGCAGTTCGGCGGGCTCGGTGTCCTTGACCAGGAACCCGGCAGCGCCGCCGCGGATGGCCTCGAAGACGTAGTCGTCCTCCTCGAAGGTGGTCAGCACGACGACGTGCACGGCGGCGAGGTCCTGGTCGGCCGAGATGCGTCGGGTCGCGGCGAGGCCGTCGGTCCCGGGCATGCGGATGTCCATGAGCACGACGTCCGGTCGCTCGCGACGCGCGAGTGCGACGGCCTCGTCCCCGTCCCCGGCCTCTCCGACGACGGTCATGCCGGGCTCGGCCTCGACGAGCGCGCGGAGCCCGGCCCGGACGAGGACCTGGTCGTCCACGAGCGCGACGCGCAGCGGTTCAGTGTTCATCGGGGGCCTCCGGTCGTGCGGTCGTCGACGGCAGGCGTGCCTCGACCGACCACCCGCCGTCCGGGTGTGGTCCGGCGCGGAACGCCCCGCCGACAGCTGTCGCACGCTCGCGCATCCCGATCAGGCCGTTCCCCGAGTCACCCATCGGGGCGGTGCGGGACGAGGCTCGGGATCCCGGGTCGAGGGGCTGGTCGGTGACCGCGACGTCGACCGTCTCGACCCCGATCGTCACGGAGATCTCGGCACGGTTCGCGGGAGCGTGCTTCATGACGTTCGTGAGGGCCTCCTGCACGATGCGGAAGGCGCTCCGGTCCACGGTGCCGTCGATGGCGGCGGGGTCCCCGGTGAGGTCGACGTCGACCGCGACACCAGCGGCCCGCGCACGCTCGACGAGGTCCGGGAGACGATCGAGGCCCGGCGTCGGGTTCCGCTCGGACCCGGGTTCGCCGTCGACGCTCCGCAGCACGCCGAGGATCGTCCGCAGCTCGACCAGGGCTTCACGGCTGGTGTCGCGGATGTTCCCGAGGGCCTGCTGCGTCGACTCCGGCAGGTCAGCACCCAGGTGCAGCGCGACCCCGGACTGCAGGTTGATCAGCGACATGCTGTGCGCGACCGAGTCGTGGAGTTCCCGGGCGATCCGCACGCGTTCCTCCCCCGCGCGGCGACGTTCGGCGTCCGTCCGGGCACGGCGACGCTCGGCCACACGTTCGACGCGCACCCGGACCAGCTCGGTCACGACGATGGTCACGACCGCCCACGCGAGCGCCAGCAGCACGGCCGCGGGGTCGATGGCGGGTGAGCGGCCCAGCACGACGTCGGCGGAGGGCAGCCAGAGGACCGCGAGCACGGCGGCGACGACGACCTCGACCCGACGTCCGCGGAACCAGGCGTTCGCGAGTGCCATGGTCACGGCGGCGACGAAGGGGCCCCGTGGGCTGACGACCGCGGCGAACCCGAGCGTGGTCGCCAGGACGAACCAGAGCACGCCCCGCGGACGCCACCAGCGGAACGGCAGGGCGACGACGCCGGCGACGAGGAGCGCCAGCGCCGACGGGCCGAGCTCGACCGGCGCGGCCGCCGTCGCGACGCCGTGTGCGAGCCACGGTGGCCCGACACGACCGCCGCCGGACCACCCCGACGCGACGGCGGTGCCGACCACCTGGAGGATCGCGACGGGCACGACCCGACCGACCCGCGCGAAGCTGGCTCGGCCGCCCGGCCGGATGCCGGGTGCGGAGGTCGTGTCGGTCATGCGTCGAGCCTAGGGTCGGCGGCCCGCTGCGGCATCGGGCGCCAGCAGGACCTGTGGACTACTCCCCCGGGAGTACGAGCCTGTGCAGGAAGGCCCGTCGTACGACCGCGGGAGCAGGCGGAAGTGGGGCTGCGGGGCGGACGCGTGACGGGCCTCCAGGCCGGACGCTGGAACGGTCGCCGACCAGGCGGACCGAACCGACCACAGGAGCAGCCATGATCACCACCGCACTCACCACCGCAGCCGCCGCGACCGGGCCGTACTGGCACGGCGGCGGGTTCCCGTTCTTCGTCTTCCCGGCGTTCTTCTCCCTCGCGTTCCTCGTCGTGTTCCTCGTGTTCGGGGTCTTCCGACGCGGGTCGTGGCGGGCCGTGTCGGACGCGCGGGCAGTCCTCGCCGACCGGTTCGCGCGGGGCGACATCAGCGCCGAGGAGTACCGCGCGCGGCTGTCCGAGCTCAGCCGGAAGTGACCGCGAGGCCCGCGAGGATCGTCCGCACCGTGTCGTCGACGGACCCGTCGATCGGCACGGCGAGGGCGGCTTCGTCGGGCTGCGGCCGTTCCAGCGTCGCGAACTGGGAGTCGAGCAGCGAGGTCGGCATGTACTCGTGGTGCCGGTGCGACTGCCGCTCGGCGATGAGCTCGCGCGAGCCGTCGAGGAACGCGATCACCAGTCCGGGAGCGGAGACGCGGAGACGGTCGCGGTAGGCGCGCTTGAGTGCCGAGTTCGCCATCACCGCGCGGTGCCCGGACGCCTCGATCGCCGCGATGCGGGCCGCGCACGCGTCGAGCCAGGGCCAGCGGTCCTCGTCGGTGAGCGGGGTGCCGGCGCGCATCTTCTCCTTGTTCGCCGCCGGGTGCAGGTCGTCGGCGTCGACGAACTCGGCGGGCTCCCCGCGGTCCGCGAGCGCCGCCGCCACCGCGGCTCCGATGGTGGACTTGCCCGAACCGGACACCCCCATGACGAGGACGGGCGGGAGGACTGCGCTGTCGGTCATCCCTCCACAGTATTGACGGCGGGCGACGTGCTCCCCAAGTTGCCGTAACACCCACCCGGACCCAGGGCGCGCGCCGTAGGTTGGTGGCCGGTACGACAGGACGAAGGAGACCTCGTGGCAGACAACGACGGACAGGCGAACATCGGCGTGATCGGGCTCGCCGTGATGGGTTCGAACCTCGCACGGAACCTCGCATCGCGCGAGGGCAACACGGTGGCGGTGTACAACCGCACGTACGCCCGCACCGAGGAGCTGCTGCAGGAGCACGGCGACGCCGGGTTCATCGCGTCGGAGGACATCGACGGGTTCGTCGCGTCGCTGTCGAAGCCGCGCACCGCGATCATCATGGTGCAGGCCGGCAAGGGCACCGACGCCGTCATCGAGCAGCTCGCGGAGCGGTTCGAGGAGGGCGACATCATCGTAGACGGCGGCAACGCGAACTTCCACGACACGATCCGGCGCGAGCACGACCTCCGCGAGAAGGGCCTCAACTTCGTCGGCACCGGCATCTCCGGTGGTGAAGAGGGCGCCCTCAAGGGTCCGTCGATCATGCCCGGCGGCTCCAAGGAGGCCTGGGAGACGCTCGGGCCCATCCTCAAGTCGATCGCCGCCGTCGCCGAGGGTGAGCCGTGTGTGACCCACATCGGCACCGACGGCGCCGGGCACTTCGTGAAGATGGTGCACAACGGCATCGAGTACGCCGACATGCAGCTCATCGCCG
This is a stretch of genomic DNA from Curtobacterium sp. 458. It encodes these proteins:
- a CDS encoding gluconokinase, with protein sequence MTDSAVLPPVLVMGVSGSGKSTIGAAVAAALADRGEPAEFVDADDLHPAANKEKMRAGTPLTDEDRWPWLDACAARIAAIEASGHRAVMANSALKRAYRDRLRVSAPGLVIAFLDGSRELIAERQSHRHHEYMPTSLLDSQFATLERPQPDEAALAVPIDGSVDDTVRTILAGLAVTSG
- a CDS encoding SHOCT domain-containing protein, whose protein sequence is MITTALTTAAAATGPYWHGGGFPFFVFPAFFSLAFLVVFLVFGVFRRGSWRAVSDARAVLADRFARGDISAEEYRARLSELSRK
- a CDS encoding sensor histidine kinase, translating into MTDTTSAPGIRPGGRASFARVGRVVPVAILQVVGTAVASGWSGGGRVGPPWLAHGVATAAAPVELGPSALALLVAGVVALPFRWWRPRGVLWFVLATTLGFAAVVSPRGPFVAAVTMALANAWFRGRRVEVVVAAVLAVLWLPSADVVLGRSPAIDPAAVLLALAWAVVTIVVTELVRVRVERVAERRRARTDAERRRAGEERVRIARELHDSVAHSMSLINLQSGVALHLGADLPESTQQALGNIRDTSREALVELRTILGVLRSVDGEPGSERNPTPGLDRLPDLVERARAAGVAVDVDLTGDPAAIDGTVDRSAFRIVQEALTNVMKHAPANRAEISVTIGVETVDVAVTDQPLDPGSRASSRTAPMGDSGNGLIGMRERATAVGGAFRAGPHPDGGWSVEARLPSTTARPEAPDEH